GGGATCCGCGTTTtgagggagggagacaggaatGGAACCTGTTAAAATTCGTTCCAGTTATTCTTTTAGCAATATCAATAGGAAAAACCCCTCTTCCATCAGAAGGGTAGGACCCCCCCAGTACAGGGGAGCCCGTCCCGTTAGGCTCGGGGTCCTGTCCTCTCGGGAAAGCGCGTTTCCCACACCGCCCGGTTTCTAAAGAGGCGCTTACCTCCGAATAGGTCAGGAGACAGGTGAGCGGGCAGCGAGCCGATGAGTAAGCGGGGAGCTGAGCTGTGTGCTCCCGGCCGCTCGGGTGTCCTTTCCTCCGGGGTGCTGCCCTCCGACTCCTCTTGCGAGCTGCAAGTGCCGCCGCTGTTGGGGATGTTGACCGACTGGTTCCTGATGCCGGCGCCAGTCGCTGACCTGGGACCGCCGGCGGCTGGAggtggaagaggaggaggaggaggcggcggcggcggtgagaccaagtggaagCGGCCGCTGGACGTGGGGGCCAACCCGTAGCCGGCCACTGAGCCGTGGCCCGAGGCGctcgatgatgatgatgaagcggcggcggcggcggcagATCCCCCAACCGAgcggctgctgctgctgctgaccgt
The sequence above is drawn from the Stegostoma tigrinum isolate sSteTig4 chromosome 2, sSteTig4.hap1, whole genome shotgun sequence genome and encodes:
- the znrf2b gene encoding E3 ubiquitin-protein ligase znrf2, producing MGAKQSSPAPSGRTRAYSGSDLPSHTVSSSSSRSVGGSAAAAAASSSSSSASGHGSVAGYGLAPTSSGRFHLVSPPPPPPPPPLPPPAAGGPRSATGAGIRNQSVNIPNSGGTCSSQEESEGSTPEERTPERPGAHSSAPRLLIGSLPAHLSPDLFGGFKCPVCSKFVSTDEMDLHLVMCLTKPRVTYNEDVLSKDAGECAICLEELQQGDTIARLPCLCIYHKGCIDSWFEVNRSCPEHPSD